The following DNA comes from Anastrepha obliqua isolate idAnaObli1 chromosome 1, idAnaObli1_1.0, whole genome shotgun sequence.
AAGCGAGAGAAAATGATGAGATTCATGCGGTTACAGTGCCAGAAGTATTAAGCACATTGGCTCGAATTAATGACAATAAAGCAGCTGGGCTCGATGGAGTACCGAATGCGGCATTTAAAGCGGCGTTGTACTCAAATCCGGCCGTGTTTGTAAACCTGTACAATTTGTGCCTGACCGAAGGTACGAGTACATTCCCAAAGAGGTGGAAAAACCAGCGTTTAGTATTATTGCTAAAAGCGGGAAAGCAGCCGGATCACCCATCGTCATACAGACCGCTGTGTATTCTCGATACCGTTGGGAAGGTATTCGAAAGAATATTAAGCGAAAGATTACGGGAGTATCTGGAGGGCCCAGGATGTCTCTCAGACAATCAGTTCGGTTTTCGTAGAGCCTGATCTACTGTTGATGCAATAGGGAtggtagttgatttggccaaaaAGGCCAAGAGAGCACTGCAGTACGATACAGAGGAGGGCCCAAAGAGCTACAGCGTGTCAGGTGGAGTACCGCAAGGATTTGTTCTTGGACCAACCCTATGGAATGCTATGTATGCCGGCATTCTTAAAATCGAAATGCTCGCTAATACAATCATAGTGGGATACGCTGACGATATCGCACTGGTAGTGAATGAAAAGCACATAGATAGATTGAAACATGTATGTAATGATGCCATAACAAGAATACGAAGGTGGTTGAATAACGCCAGCTTGGAACTAGCTGCCCAAAGAACTGAACTGGTGCTGCTCGGCAGAAGCAAGCAGGAAGAAAAGCTGTCAATATCAGTTGGTCGCCACGATATAGAATCCCAGAAGTCTATAAAATATCTTGGCATGTACATTGATGGCAGACTACCATTCAGGGAACAACTTAAAGCTGTTAGTGTAAAGGCGACAAAGGTTAACAACGCACTTATGGGTATGCTACCGAACTTAGGAGGACCACATGGTGCTAggagaaaaattctttccactGTGACACACTCCATAATGTTGAGCGCCTCTCCAATCTGGGCTGGAGCAAAAAAGTGCCATTTTAAAGAACTACTGCAGGTCAGTAGAACAAGTGCGTTGAGGACCGCATGTGCTTATAGAACAGTGTTGGATGATGTAATCTGCGTCATAGCTAGCAAAATGCCTATAAACATCCAGGCAAACTTACAGAAGAGGTTGTACTGCTCGCAAGGCATGAAGCCGACAGACGAATTCAAACAAGCAGAACGTTCTACCTCGATAGCTGACTGGCAATCAAAGTGGGACCAGTCATCAAAAAGCCGGTGGATGCATAGGATCTGTCGGAAACACGGATACGTTGATTTCTTCCTAACGCAGCTACTATTAAGTGGACACGgatgtttccaaaaatatctgcatcaCCTAAACTTAGCTGGTAGCCCTTATTGTCCAGAATGCTTGGACGAAGAGGAGACGGTCGAACATGTGGCCTTCTATTGTAGCAGGTTCGTTAAGGAACGCGATGACCTAGCAAGAACAACTGGTGTGTTTCTGACGTCCATTAACCTACTTCCACAAATGCTTCagtcgaatgaaaaatggagGGCAGTGCAAGCTTTTGCAACTCGAATTATCGGGGAACTTCGCAACATTGATTGGAGGCGAAGGAACGATGCGAGACGAACGCGGCAGCAACCACAACTGTCGCATTGATAAAAAGCAGCAAGACGAACAGTAGACGAAAATAACTGAcgattgagcttattgctcacgATGGCCTCTAGACGTAATTACCCAAACGGTATCCCTGTAGGAGGAACCGTCGGACTTGAGGTGCTTTTAGTGGCGTTTAAGTCCCACACTGACTTAGGCTTTCGATTGCTTTTACACCTTTTACTTCGCAACATTGATTGGAGGCGAAGGAACGAGGTGAGACGAACGCGGCAGCAACCATAATTGTTGCATTGGTAAAAACATCAAGAGGAACAGTAGATGAGTATAACTGACGATTGACCTTATTGCTCACGACGGCCTCCAGACGTAATTACCAAAACGGTATCCCTGTAGGAAGACGGCTCTACGTgccacgaaaccattgatcttttacgggaaaagtttccggaccgtgttatctctccaGGAAGTGATGACTAtcggccaccgagatcttgtgatttaacaccttgtgacttttgtctttggggccacgtgaaagagaaggtctacgctaacagcccagggtcgattcaagacctcaaagatggaattcgtgaggctaccgaggacatagggcagcaattcggttatggaaaatttcatgaaaaggatattgtcctgtaagcgtggtcgtggtggtcatttgcctaatgttattttccgctattaacggcataccttgctctttataatgaaataaacatccgataaactgtttaaaaaatagcatttttctatgaatatcaaaataacacctcttattggaaaatcctttatgtATAGCTGTAGGCGCATTGATTGTGCTTAGCAGAAATCTGAAAAGATGGAGAGTCAATATGGGACACATATTTTCCTACTTCTGCTTTGGTTTCGGCCTCAAATATGTTTAcacatattttacttaaatttgtaGTCTTTTACTTGACATAGAATCTCTAGACTTTAgcgtgaatatattttttaacaaaaaaacaaaaaaaaaaaacacaaaaaacaccaaaaaaatcgCAATCGAGTAGGGAGACTATGAAACtaagtaagaaaaatttaaaaattcaaatgactACGCAACTTGTCCACCTCCAACAGCAATGCGGAAACTTTGTTGAGAGAAATTGAGAAAttgtatttagtttattttttcgcatattttacCAACACCGCAGTAGTGTCGCAAATTGTTGTTGCCTATGGCAGAGGTCAAACTGCATCATTGTTCAGTGCCATAGGGAAGCAGTCATTGTTACTGAGCAAAGTGACCTACTGACTGTACACATGAGTTTCAATACAAGCACCGAGGGtgttaaaccaatttttagttggcattgaaaataaatgaaaattcaaataatgaaaatttgttagaagataattgaatatcgaaaaatgcaataaaagtgGCAGTTGCGTTTTTTACTGGTGTTGCCCTGTGCCCACAATTGGACTACTTTTTAACAACAATGTTAGCATAACGGTTAATTGTAACAACCCGGAATTGGCATTTATatgtaaagtaaaatatttcacattatTAGAGGCAAGAACGAGAAATCCATTATATTCGCGGTAggggctgtagtgatcgatatctcgtaaagtagcGATCAAAAAATTTACagctttacattttttctttggtgAGTGCGAAAATGCAAGTCATTGTCAATGGTGTCGATACAGTAATGGCTAATTACGTTGAGGGGTTctccttccgctgcgggacgtgtcatcgataTCTAAGTTAAAATGTTTGAACTTTGcgaaccatttccgtgctgtacaCTCGTCTGTCATACCTTCTTCATACCCATCGCAAACCAcgtgaagagcaggtgtcgaaaatgtggatttttgcctcctgggtattcagTTTCGaggcctcaaaactaataaaaaattaaattactaagaatacaattaacatagttttgtagagtggAAAGAGTTCTGTCGACCTAATaattaccctttgccaaactgcaaacaaatcgttgtaaaaaaaggaaatataaaaacttatgaaaattaCAAACTAATAATTTGTAAGTTCAGTTGTAAAATATCAAGCAACCAATGAAGACCGGTCTCGTgcggaacaattttttttgttaatcccCGTAGTTTAACTTATACTCAATTCTACATAAAGTGCATTCCTCTCTTAGCGGCTGAGATCTCCGTAATTTGTGGTGTTTCTCTGTTTATCAGAGAGTCGTTTTGCTCGGTGTAAAACTATCAGACAACTTTTTGAAGCAAAACTAATATCGACGGCATACGCCACGAACTGTGCGACATTACAAGGAATGGGGCGTCTTACCGCTGTATTTTACTGGCAGAAActcttattcttattttttatgagatttATTACCGCTACATTGGTGTGATAACaggttattttataaataaataaataaaaataaatctaatacatttacaaaaattgttcaactgcAAGTATTTACTtatgaaattatatacaaatatttgcatgtcTGGCAAATCAGTTTCAGTCAGTCTTAAATTTTCCATGCAACTCTTTCAAGTTCATAATTTTACTAGCATCTTTACGCCTGCTTTACGCCACTATTGACGTTCATTTTCTTGCACTTTCTGCTGCACTTCCCTGTTGTTTCAGCTTTTCCAACAACTCCCAATAGAGCGGCGACTGCACAGAGGATTCCAGCACTTTGCGTTTATTCCGCAAGTACACTTTCCGGTTACCCTTCGCCTGCAGTGCGCGATAATTGTTTTCCATTGTGCTTCCATGGTCATCGGACATTTTGTGGAAACGCTTCATTTGGCTATGCGTTATGGTGATTGCATGCGAGAAGACTACCCAAGTCACGGCCTGTGAACAGGGTGGCGTCGTGAGTGAGCCCGCATAAGTGTAGAATTCCGTTACATCCATATCGCCCAACAACACCGAAAGCATAAAAGTGTCAATTTCTGTGGTGCAATTGAATTCGGATATCGATTCCAAAACATTTATAACCTCATTTAAGCCTTCGAAATCGTTGGTGGCAGTGGCCTGTAAGtgcaaatggaaaaaatataaacaaatatttaactcCAGAAAAGTGTAGCGAGGAGGCCTCTTACATTCACTTTGTACAACACCGCCAGCACAGCCAAGCCGTCCTCATGCTCGCGTGCCTCCTCCACTGTCGCATATTTGGAATTTCGATGCAGCAAATGCATTTCCATAGAGTATCGTTCGCTGTTCAGCACATGTTCGGAGCCGTGAGTGTCGTTGGAGCCCCAATGGAAATGTAAACTCTCCATTATGTAGGTTGTATTCTCGAGTAGCGGTCCACCTGTGATGAATGCTGAATCTGGTACGGTTGTGGGAAATTGAATGTTGGCTGTGTGGCCGTTGTTCTCACTTCTCACGGCTTCCATGTACGGCACATCGTAGTGCACAAAATTTATGATCGGCATGTCAAATGAGATGATGGCCTTTGATGAagaaatatatagtaaaaaggAAAAGAAGATAAAACGAGAAATGTTAAACAATTTTGCGCAGCTCATacgcatatttatgtatacaagTAGCTGAGTACGCAGGGAAGATATTCTTCCGGAAGTTAATTTTGAGAACTAAATTAGAGCCCTTTCTGCCCAATGAACGgaagtggagtttttttaaAGACTCGCAGCTTATTTAAGGTTACTTTTGAGGGGAGAGGCTCAACAACTTTCATTTTGCTgcagtcctggaatcgctgcgtttgtgcgggtgataaatgctcggagtagtgcatgttgttgccacggtttgtgtccggcggttacctacaccggtcgacccttctccgttttttgtaaattttgtctatttgtattctctgcaaatgttgtgaatttatttagatatgtattttgtttctctttctctcattctctctcgggtctctccctctttctttgtttgCCTtgtcacttctgttatgtgtactacgctacatgcactttttttattggaaGTGATCTCAGGTGTCTTCATCGTTTTCATCAAGCAGCTTCGGCATAGGGGAtcagccaaaacaaaaaaaaacatttattgcaTGTGATCCGAGGCGTCTTTTTAGGTAATAGAAACAGGTTTTTAATGAAAGAAACTGAGGTGTCGCTCATTAATACATTTGCTTGTTCATCTCTATGAAACATCGGATATGTAAAGCTGACACACTTTGAGTTAAAGAAACTGAgattaagggggaggtagggtttagcgctaaaaaaaaaaacactttttttgtgaattttttacagaaatatggcttaagatactttaataaaatcagttacatgttattgtacatcttttcaataagtttttaaaaaatattaataataaaatattgacaaataagcccatgacagagtttttttggagatatgtttttcgagaggtgctctgcggtgccaatcggcattcgtcgtagaatcatctgaaactaaaaaagtcgaatttttcagttaaagtatgacgtaatgctcccccatacattaatacaatttttttttttcatttttgtagttttggtggcaaaaaaacgtaaaacgagcatttttggcgaaaaatttcgccatatttgtaagtgaaaaacaaccttaaaaaacaaaaaataaaaaaaaaacagtgtaggggggaggtatttttgatttagaaaacgtgtgccaaatttgaaaagaatcggttgaatagtttcggagttgtgattggcaccgacttttaagaagtcgtttcgggaaaaacgcgtttgaaaaaatgactctgagaaattatcgatgctccgcattcgaggtagagtgcctacaaaggctataactttgagagttctgctccgatccacttaaaattttgacacaacattcttgaaatgatttactataagatgagtgaagaaaaaaaatttcgattttgtgaccctacccccgcCTTAAACTTTGTTTTCATCTAATTTCTTTGTTGCTAGCTCTTAAGATGAGTCGTATAGTCGTATGATAACGGGCTATCCGATTTCCGTGCTGgataagaatattttattattttatttattatattttatatttaatttatcttttcttttcttttctttgaatttttccctTGTCGTGGCTATGACTTTACTTTTACAGTTTCACTCTTATTATTTCTGCTATGTCATTATCACAATTAATTCAatttgcgcaattaaattattgttgttgttggtgtttacTATGAAATTCAGTAGTTTAGTGATATTGTCGCCGAGGTAAATAAAAATGATCCAAGCAAATTTGCTGTTATCTGTCTATAAAATAATTACAGTACGATAAACAAAGCCGCAATCATAAAACTCTTCAATCGACTTATGAGTTTCTAAGAATGCTGAGAATCTGCTACTAAGGTGAGCCGAATGATAGTGCAAACTTTTGCGCGCAAGGCAACAAAAGTGTTGATTTCGAGGTGGACGGCAAGGGTTTCCCGTAAGGAAGAGGAAATTAGGAGATGAGAAATTCCTGGTATCAATGAGAAAAAACCGTGTATGACGTGGATTCATTGGTTGTGGCTCAGCATTGAAAAGTCTAAGGTATGAACTAAAAACGGAAAAATTGGGTTTCGTACGAATGGTAGTTGAGGGACGTCAAGCAACTGTTAGCTAAGGGTAAGGAGTTGCTCCAAGGGCAAATATTTCACTATTAAATAAAACGGCCAAAATGCGTGGAAAGATGCGACAGCGTCAATTTACGACACGCAACGCTCAATGTCTTGCAGCGCAACACTGTTTAGTCTTTTTTCTTCTACTGCGCATCCTCAATTTTTCGTCTTCTGCTCTGAGCAATGACGCATGGCTTCGCTATACACCTCAGCTCAGATTTTAAGAAGAAAACGATTGCATGTCGAGGGATCcacttattttaaatattgtagatattcagaaaattggtttattcaaagaaaattgaaataattaaaattaataattttgagattgaCTCAATAACATAGTAAACtcaacaaattacaaaaaaatagtaattttgagatttagccaatgttgaaaatttgctataaaatttttttaagtgaaatatctcCGGCtctttttatcatttaaaaacGTGGCACGTGCACACTCTgaacagtcacaaacaagaaatagactactctatccctagactTACCTTCGACAAGCTCTTCAAGACAAGTATACCATCAAGAAGGaagtggcagacaccaaggccatggagaaagggggaattaaatttttatacagatggttatggaatatctaaatacgcacgccgtaacaaaaacgactataaatatattctcggatagccaggcggccatcaaatcaatgaatgcggctatattAAGATCAAacgttgcacaggaatgccgagcagccctaaatgatattagcgtcgtattcaaggtcagccatatttgggttccaggatacagagatattgagggacactgtagagctgatgagctagccagaaaaggtactgctcatcaactgttccgtgataaaagtaccattggaataccttagGCCacaagtaaattaataataaaaaacaacattatccaagaggccaataggtaatgggaagatgaagatacatgcgtaacagctaggctactatggccgcaaataaacaagaaaagggcAAAGAAATtccttagcctctcaagagaagatatGTGTCCACTGGCTATTTGGGAGGCATTCTTTGAAACTAGGAGTAtactcccatgaatattgtagaagttgcagagatgaggaagaaacAACTGAGTACTTCCTTCGCCGTTTTCCAGCCtaagctaaaatcagagcaggttgtctaggtaaacactttttcaattctcttacagaactatctggcgcggggattagacaatcctgcgcttcataagagtctcaaaatggtttcatgaaaataaatgaacaaGGTTCCCGTATCGCACAGTGGTAGCACAACGGACCTGTGAGGTCTAAGTGAAttggtcatacggaccgacctaacctaacctaacctaacctaacgtttaaaatttattattatttttttttcttaaaatatatttcttcaaaaaattttttgggatataaatattatgtctttgtttaaaactttgaaaaaataaatttttttttaaatttttgaaaacacttaCATTAGATTTCTATGGCTAAGACTGTTCTCACTGGttcgctgtacgtatttgaatataacttgaaaatgtgtgggaaaCCTCCTGGGGCAACTAAGCATagactctataccaaaatttcaaacattcattaaaattataaatttttttcaaaattttttacttctcGTTATACTAaagtctacaaataaaccaattttcagaagaatGTGTGACAATGTCAAATGTCAAAGATACTTGGACGACTTGACATATAATCGTTCAAGAGGCAAAAAATCAGGCCAATTCGTGAATGAGCTTAGGTCGGGTGAGATTAAAATGGCGGTGCAAAAGTCAACATCCAATTGCCAACTAAGTGATTaagataattattttgaaatcaaTCAAAGTAGTTTCTAAAATTGAGAATGTCTTGAAGTTTGTAGTTGGATAAATTCTGCAGAGAATTGTATTCAAACCTCTACCAGTGCGGTCTTTCGCTTCCTCGCATTGAAACTGGACATCTACACAGACGGCGTTCAACTTTCTCAATTTTATTCACACCTGGAGGTTCAATTACCAATAATACCCACCATTTTGTGGGTTATTTTTAAACTCTCACCTCAtttgaattcaattcaatcGGTGATTGACGGCTGAAGCCGCATTGCTGAAAGTCGTCATACCACTTGGATTGATGTTCATAATCAAAACCGCTCCCTGGAAATAAAATTAGAAGTAGCATAGAGTTAAagctattaatttttaattatggaattaaaaataaatgcgaaaatatatatttttttaaggccGTCGCTAGAGAAATATTGGAAtttacaaatttgaatttgcCAATTTGAACGAATCTTATATAGTTTATATATGagaacttaactcaagaaatgaacaGATATCCAGTTACCCTTGCTACATGAgcacaccgatttagaaatctctaattttcttaagtgcacCCAGTTCATTCGTTTATAAGGTTGAGAAACGCAAAAAACACGAGGAAAGTTCTGACCCTGTCCgctctgcagaatttattcaacaagtgcaagcgatcattgatGGGAAGGCCAAATTTCTAAATCAATACTAAATACCAAACATCCATAGTTTGAATGTAGTGCTCTGAAATTTGTGGAACCAAAGCGAAACAAGTATACAccataaatgtgttatggtgcCGACGGGTGTTTCGTGCTATTAAGGGAAATCATTCGGTAACTGAGACTAACCTAAGTGGAGTGACAATACTGAGCCACATGTTTAAAATGGGACTAAAAACTAACTGAAACACAAATTCAAAAACGGTTCGCTTAGTGAATCCAGGTAGTGAGatttattgacttttatttaaaagtatacaaaaaaaaatttaagttgataAGCAAACGATGAGCTacgtgtttggctgagcttctctTGTGATGCGCCCGACGAAAATGCTTTCTACGAGAAGATTTTTTAATGAGAGAAACATACTCGGAACTTTGAGGGGTGATTTTTCATGGCTCCAGTGGGCGTTCCAAAGCGTAGCCAACCGGCAGGTGCTCGAACGCAAAACCGCACGATTAGCGAATTTAAGTAATTCTCCCAAAGAACTCAGCACGAAATATTAACTGTTCGAAGttatttattaggtgcgcaactaagttatcgctgtttttttgatgaaaatacaagtttattcagaaaaaaatggttacaagtgaatccttgaaagtattgcccatcgctggctactactttttcccatctttctggtagatctcgtataccctCGCGGTAAaaatgttcatcttttgaggcatTTTTTGATGtgttcatatgaatggaactgttggtcagctagaccatgtgccatcgatcggaacaggtgataatcggaaggcgcaatatctggagatctggagaatatggcgggtgttgtaggatttcccatttgtCAGTGTTTCCagataggttttaacgggtttggaaacgtgaggccgagcgttgtcatgccgtataatcactttttcataCCTCTCCGCGTTTTGCGGCCGCTTcttgcgcagtgctcggctcaatcgcatcaattgaagtcgatgccgATCCACAGTGAcggttcataataaataacaccgacTTGGTCCCagcaaatacatagcataaccttcgcagcgtgaatattcggccgaggcgacgacgtagaaacatgaccgggcagtccccatgaccaagctcttcttgcgcttgacacggatcctcattgatcaatgcctccaattcagggTCCTCGAAGGTTTTTGAGCTTCTTtgacgcggacggtcgtcaacactAAAATCACCGACTTAGAAGCgccggaaccaatctcggcacgttgatttacttaaagcagcatctccataaactttttgtagctctcgatgtgcTTCAGCCgctgtttttttcgaatgaaagaggaaaatcaacacttcccgcaaatgactgttcttcggcacaaaatcagacattttcacaaaaccaaaagtgtatgataccaaaacaaaatcactaatgtgccGAAGTAGtttatttaccatatgtctaagcttggtttatgacgtttaggttatgttagaatcgactagcacacactgctggcggcatctattgaaaacagcgggaacttagttgcgcacctaatagttaagaaataattttttgaaatacattttctcCTTTTCTAATATTTCGAGGTATGTAGATACGCCGCACGAACTTAGTAGGATATGAAATGAAACAATATCCGATTGGAAGTTCAAAATTGCTCCACCAATGCATATAAAattactacaaaaatatttaaatttaactatttCACATACAGTTTTTGAAGTTCGtccgtgaaaaaaaaatattataattaattcaCACTTTTACAAACCGAAAGCAACCGTTTTGTTGGGTGATTCTAGCTCAAGTCGTCACTGTGAAGCTAAGCATTACTATTTTTCAAATCTGATCAACACTAACGAAAACGGTCTCTATTAGAAAACAATTCTACCAGTCGGACTTTCGTGCCCGGGGTTTCACACCCATGCACTTCCGAAtcctagtcacgcaccaacccattcagctacagcGGCCGCTCTGAAAACGATAGATTCAATAACTTTTAAGAGCGTGagttcactatttttttatagtttgaaaTGTGGGCGAAAGGCTTGTTCTAACAATGAATCAAATTATGTACAACAGCTTTtacaagaaattttatttccatGCTTCATAACTCGTTGGACTACTACTAGTTGATTCAACGAATTAAGCTGGGATAAGAAGCACCTCACAAAAAGCGTATCCTCGAGAATGTATTGAGCAAAACGTACTTCACTATATAAGCCTCAATGCTTGCACTGTATTTCTTCATTCCAAAAAGTcacaaaaagttatatttttcatctcaaatttttatttaaatttattgcatattttagCTTAACATATCTTTTTCacactatttttttaacataccatttacatttttatacaagcaaaatgtgcaaaaagttgcaaataaaatactaaatttacACATCGTcactaattaataaaaaaaatttaagtgcatgaagaaaaagtattttaaaaatattaaaccatTAAATCACTGTGCAGTTATCCTGACACAAATCACTTTCAAAGTTGAAATACGAATGGCAAACCATCGACAGTTGCTTAACAAATTTATGCAACGGATGTGAACAGATGTTGGCTTACCTTGCAAGATGGGGTAAAAAACCGTCTGCGTTAGTTGTCATGAAATTAGCAAGAATATCTACGTTATTTGGAATTTACAGTTAGGGGAGTGCATGCACTCGCTGAGCAACAGTAGTTGGTATAATACACTGCGGTGCAGAGGTGTAGACGCACTaaagtttttgtatattcaCCTCACTTGTGGAGTATTTTTGACATAGTAacgcatgggctgaaaagtcccgggcctaacatgTCAGCTTTACGTTAGGCCCAGAACTTttcagttttattgcattcacctttttttcagttagtactaagcTTAAAAAAAGTTGGCAGCTGTTATAATTTCGTTCGTGAGTTTTTGTGCTAAAATTCAGgtcacttttattatttttaaaagcctGAAAAAcgtggatcaaaaagaatttcctgttttaatttttcactgaaaaataccctatgatcaaaaagtaccgggttgACTGTTTTCTCCGATTGCCAAGGCCTAGTGCACCATAAGTAGCTTCCATCGGGTCAAagagtcaataaagaatattatttatccgttttgaagcggttgagagatgctgtacgtcgaaaactgccggaaatgtgggcaaacaattcttggatttagcatgatgataacgcgccattgcACCGATCCCAAAGTGTGCTGGACTATTTGAGCAGAcatcaagtaaataccatcgtgcaagcaccgtattcctttgatatggccccgtgcgacttcttttggTTTCCCaaattgaagttaccacttcgtggaacgagatttcagtcgatagaggagatcaaagagaatgcgacgaaggagctgaaggtcatctcttcgtcggcctaccaggggtgcatgaacgactgagttaaacgttgg
Coding sequences within:
- the LOC129235480 gene encoding carbonic anhydrase 2-like — encoded protein: MCKFSILFATFCTFCLYKNVNGSGFDYEHQSKWYDDFQQCGFSRQSPIELNSNEAIISFDMPIINFVHYDVPYMEAVRSENNGHTANIQFPTTVPDSAFITGGPLLENTTYIMESLHFHWGSNDTHGSEHVLNSERYSMEMHLLHRNSKYATVEEAREHEDGLAVLAVLYKVNATATNDFEGLNEVINVLESISEFNCTTEIDTFMLSVLLGDMDVTEFYTYAGSLTTPPCSQAVTWVVFSHAITITHSQMKRFHKMSDDHGSTMENNYRALQAKGNRKVYLRNKRKVLESSVQSPLYWELLEKLKQQGSAAESARK